The Cellulomonas sp. S1-8 genome has a window encoding:
- the rpsA gene encoding 30S ribosomal protein S1, with protein sequence MSISTPAKPASPQVAVNDIGSAEDFLAAIDATIKYFNDGDIVEGTIVKVDRDEVLLDIGYKTEGVIPSRELSIKHDVDPGDVVKVGDAVEALVLQKEDKEGRLILSKKRAQYERAWGTIEKIKEEDGVVTGTVIEVVKGGLILDIGLRGFLPASLVEMRRVRDLQPYVGKEIEAKIIELDKNRNNVVLSRRAWLEQTQSEVRSTFLQTLQKGQVRPGVVSSIVNFGAFVDLGGVDGLVHVSELSWKHIDHPSEVVEVGQEVTVEVLEVDFDRERVSLSLKATQEDPWQAFARTHAIGQVVPGKVTKLVPFGAFVRVEDGIEGLVHISELAVRHVEIPEQVVQVGGDVFVKVIDIDLERRRISLSLKQANEGFDPESDDFDPALYGMAAEYDDQGNYKYPEGFDSTTNEWLEGFETQREAWEAQYAAAHERWDAHRKQVTAAVQADAEASSAPDAPAGSSSSSSGPAPSTYSSASDEVTGTLASDEALAALREKLTGN encoded by the coding sequence ATGAGCATCTCCACCCCCGCGAAGCCCGCCAGCCCGCAGGTCGCGGTGAACGACATCGGTTCGGCCGAGGACTTCCTCGCAGCCATCGACGCCACCATCAAGTACTTCAACGATGGCGACATCGTCGAGGGCACCATCGTCAAGGTCGACCGCGACGAGGTCCTGCTCGACATCGGTTACAAGACCGAGGGCGTCATCCCGTCCCGCGAGCTGTCCATCAAGCACGACGTGGACCCCGGCGACGTGGTCAAGGTCGGCGACGCGGTCGAGGCCCTGGTCCTCCAGAAGGAGGACAAGGAAGGCCGGCTGATCCTGTCCAAGAAGCGCGCGCAGTACGAGCGCGCCTGGGGCACGATCGAGAAGATCAAGGAAGAGGACGGCGTCGTCACCGGCACCGTCATCGAGGTCGTCAAGGGCGGCCTCATCCTCGACATCGGTCTGCGTGGCTTCCTGCCCGCGTCGCTGGTGGAGATGCGTCGCGTCCGCGACCTCCAGCCGTACGTCGGCAAGGAGATCGAGGCCAAGATCATCGAGCTCGACAAGAACCGCAACAACGTCGTGCTGTCGCGGCGTGCGTGGCTCGAGCAGACGCAGTCCGAGGTCCGCTCGACCTTCCTGCAGACGCTGCAGAAGGGCCAGGTCCGCCCCGGTGTCGTGTCCTCGATCGTCAACTTCGGTGCGTTCGTCGACCTGGGTGGCGTGGACGGGCTCGTCCACGTGTCCGAGCTCTCCTGGAAGCACATCGACCACCCCTCCGAGGTCGTCGAGGTCGGCCAGGAGGTCACCGTCGAGGTGCTCGAGGTCGACTTCGACCGCGAGCGGGTCTCCCTGTCGCTGAAGGCGACGCAGGAGGACCCGTGGCAGGCGTTCGCCCGGACGCACGCCATCGGCCAGGTCGTCCCCGGCAAGGTCACCAAGCTCGTCCCGTTCGGCGCGTTCGTGCGTGTCGAGGACGGCATCGAGGGCCTGGTCCACATCTCGGAGCTGGCCGTGCGCCACGTCGAGATCCCGGAGCAGGTCGTCCAGGTCGGCGGCGACGTGTTCGTCAAGGTCATCGACATCGACCTCGAGCGTCGCCGGATCTCGCTGTCGCTCAAGCAGGCGAACGAGGGCTTCGACCCCGAGTCGGACGACTTCGACCCCGCGCTGTACGGCATGGCGGCGGAGTACGACGACCAGGGCAACTACAAGTACCCGGAGGGCTTCGACTCGACGACGAACGAGTGGCTCGAGGGCTTCGAGACCCAGCGCGAGGCGTGGGAGGCCCAGTACGCGGCCGCTCACGAGCGCTGGGACGCGCACCGCAAGCAGGTCACCGCGGCGGTCCAGGCGGACGCCGAGGCCTCCTCGGCGCCGGACGCCCCGGCCGGGAGCAGCAGCAGCAGCAGCGGCCCCGCGCCGTCGACGTACTCGTCGGCGAGCGACGAGGTCACCGGGACCCTCGCGTCGGACGAGGCGCTCGCCGCCCTGCGCGAGAAGCTCACGGGCAACTGA
- a CDS encoding 6-phosphofructokinase, with translation MRVGLLTGGGDVPGLNAAIRAVVKRGEGTHGHSIIGFRNGWKGVVDGDVMPLTRQHIRNVLPTGGTLLGTARYHPHASDGGLDAALATLEAERIEALICIGGDGTLNAASKVAEAGVKVVGIPKTIDNDVWGTDASIGFDTAVGIATEAIDRIHTTAESHNRVMVVEVMGRHAGWIAVTSGIAGGAELVLAPEEPFDIERIERFLKHRHRAHASFSIVVVAEGAVPAEGTSMHYETQVGKFGEIVAGAIGERLKVEIEQRTGFDTRVTVLGHTQRGGIPTAADRILASRFGVAAMDAVTAGTSNVMTALRGEEVVLLPLDEVAGKVKFVPQDLLTVARALS, from the coding sequence GTGCGAGTCGGTCTGCTGACGGGCGGCGGCGACGTGCCCGGCCTGAACGCCGCGATCCGAGCGGTCGTCAAGCGCGGCGAGGGGACGCACGGGCACTCCATCATCGGGTTCCGCAACGGCTGGAAGGGCGTCGTCGACGGCGACGTCATGCCGCTGACCCGCCAGCACATCCGCAACGTCCTGCCGACGGGCGGCACGCTCCTGGGCACGGCCCGGTACCACCCGCACGCGTCGGACGGCGGCCTGGACGCGGCGCTGGCGACGCTCGAGGCGGAGCGCATCGAGGCCCTCATCTGCATCGGCGGGGACGGCACCCTCAACGCCGCGAGCAAGGTGGCCGAGGCCGGCGTCAAGGTCGTCGGCATCCCCAAGACGATCGACAACGACGTCTGGGGCACGGACGCCTCGATCGGCTTCGACACGGCCGTGGGCATCGCCACCGAGGCGATCGACCGCATCCACACCACGGCCGAGTCGCACAACCGCGTGATGGTCGTCGAGGTGATGGGTCGGCACGCGGGCTGGATCGCCGTGACGTCGGGCATCGCGGGCGGTGCCGAGCTCGTGCTGGCCCCCGAGGAGCCCTTCGACATCGAACGCATCGAGCGGTTCCTCAAGCACCGCCACCGTGCGCACGCGAGCTTCTCGATCGTCGTCGTCGCCGAGGGCGCCGTGCCGGCCGAGGGCACGTCGATGCACTACGAGACGCAGGTCGGCAAGTTCGGCGAGATCGTGGCCGGTGCCATCGGCGAGCGGCTCAAGGTCGAGATCGAGCAGCGCACGGGGTTCGACACGCGCGTCACCGTCCTCGGCCACACGCAGCGCGGCGGCATCCCCACGGCCGCGGACCGCATCCTCGCGTCGCGGTTCGGCGTCGCCGCGATGGACGCCGTCACGGCCGGCACCTCGAACGTCATGACGGCGCTGCGCGGCGAGGAGGTCGTCCTGCTGCCCCTCGACGAGGTCGCGGGCAAGGTCAAGTTCGTCCCGCAGGACCTCCTGACGGTGGCGCGCGCGCTGTCCTGA
- a CDS encoding ABC transporter ATP-binding protein, translating into MTSAPDAADGTTAEPLLRIRDLEVTFRTEAGRATAVRGVSFDVHAGQTVAVVGESGSGKSTTAAAVIGLLAANGSVTAGQILFDGDDLVALGPAAMHRLRGSRIGMVPQDPMSNLNPVRRVGTQVDETLVDNGVVRGRAARARTIELLAEAGLPDAQRRAQQYPHEFSGGMRQRALIAVGLAARPALLIADEPTSALDVTVQRTILDGLTDLTDRLGVAVLLITHDLGLAAERADRVVVMYRGEVVEQGDARSILTDPQHEYTRRLLAAAPSLASRRIELARHGVDVAQPAPQDLAPATAVARTPAREVDGGTPAPLVEVDHVTKVFPIRGRGLLGRSSVFTAVDDVSFVVPRGRTLAVVGESGSGKSTVARMMLDLLRPTSGTIRFDGEDVTQHDRAGEVAFRRRVQPIFQDPFASLDPLFTVYRTVEEPLRAHGLGDRTQRHARVRELLDQVALPAGLLGRYPAELSGGQRQRVAIARALALEPELVVCDEAVSALDVIVQAQVLRLLADLQDGLGLTYLFISHDLAVVRQIADEVCVMQAGRIVEQGTVDEVFDTPRTDYTRTLLDAIPGRDLDLGRPA; encoded by the coding sequence ATGACGAGCGCACCTGACGCCGCCGACGGGACCACGGCCGAGCCGCTGCTGAGGATCCGCGACCTCGAGGTGACGTTCCGCACCGAGGCGGGTCGCGCGACGGCCGTCCGCGGGGTCTCGTTCGACGTCCACGCCGGCCAGACGGTGGCGGTCGTGGGGGAGTCCGGTTCCGGGAAGTCGACGACGGCCGCCGCGGTGATCGGCCTGCTCGCGGCGAACGGCTCCGTGACCGCCGGCCAGATCCTGTTCGACGGCGACGACCTCGTGGCCCTCGGCCCCGCCGCGATGCACCGGTTGCGCGGTTCCCGCATCGGGATGGTCCCGCAGGACCCCATGTCGAACCTCAACCCCGTGCGCCGGGTGGGCACGCAGGTCGACGAGACGCTCGTGGACAACGGCGTCGTGCGCGGACGTGCGGCACGGGCACGCACGATCGAGCTGCTCGCCGAGGCCGGGCTGCCCGACGCGCAGCGGCGGGCGCAGCAGTACCCGCACGAGTTCTCGGGCGGCATGCGGCAGCGCGCGCTCATCGCCGTGGGTCTCGCGGCGCGTCCGGCCCTGCTCATCGCGGACGAGCCGACGTCGGCCCTCGACGTGACGGTGCAGCGCACCATCCTCGACGGGCTGACCGACCTCACGGACCGGCTCGGTGTCGCCGTGCTGCTCATCACGCACGACCTCGGCCTCGCGGCCGAGCGCGCGGACCGCGTCGTCGTGATGTACCGCGGCGAGGTCGTCGAGCAGGGCGACGCCCGCTCCATCCTCACCGACCCGCAGCACGAGTACACGCGCCGTCTCCTCGCCGCGGCCCCGTCGCTCGCGTCGCGACGCATCGAGCTCGCGCGGCACGGCGTCGACGTCGCGCAGCCGGCGCCCCAGGACCTGGCACCGGCGACCGCCGTCGCACGGACCCCGGCGCGGGAGGTCGACGGTGGCACGCCGGCGCCCCTGGTCGAGGTCGACCACGTGACGAAGGTCTTCCCGATCCGGGGTCGCGGGCTGCTCGGGCGGTCGAGCGTCTTCACCGCGGTCGACGACGTCAGCTTCGTCGTCCCACGCGGCCGGACGCTCGCCGTCGTGGGGGAGTCCGGGTCGGGCAAGTCCACCGTCGCGCGCATGATGCTCGACCTCCTGCGTCCGACGTCGGGGACCATCCGGTTCGACGGTGAGGACGTCACCCAGCACGACCGGGCCGGTGAGGTCGCGTTCCGGCGTCGCGTGCAGCCGATCTTCCAGGACCCGTTCGCGTCGCTGGACCCGCTGTTCACGGTGTACCGGACCGTGGAGGAGCCGTTGCGGGCGCACGGGCTCGGCGACCGCACGCAGCGCCACGCCCGTGTCCGCGAGCTCCTGGACCAGGTGGCGCTGCCCGCAGGGCTCCTGGGTCGGTACCCGGCCGAGCTCTCCGGTGGTCAGCGCCAGCGCGTCGCGATCGCGCGGGCGCTCGCGCTCGAGCCGGAGCTCGTGGTCTGCGACGAGGCGGTGTCGGCGCTCGACGTCATCGTCCAGGCGCAGGTCCTGCGGCTCCTGGCCGACCTGCAGGACGGCCTCGGGCTGACGTACCTGTTCATCAGCCACGACCTGGCCGTGGTGCGGCAGATCGCCGACGAGGTGTGCGTCATGCAGGCTGGTCGCATCGTCGAGCAGGGCACGGTCGACGAGGTCTTCGACACGCCGCGCACCGACTACACGCGCACCCTGCTGGACGCGATCCCCGGCCGGGACCTCGACCTGGGCCGGCCCGCCTGA
- a CDS encoding ABC transporter permease produces MSAPEVYEVPQDPVDAGGALARDRRAGESLWRVAARRLVRNPAAILGVVIVVAFVLVAVLAPLLAPYGPGELPGRAEVRPTYIPGPSPEHPLGLDRYGADLLSQLIWGARASLLIGVLSTLLGLAGGMVLGLLAGAFGGWVDSAAMRLVDLMLAVPSLLLAVSIAAVAGQSPSAVVIAIGVVQVPVFARLLRGSMLAQKGQDYVLAARSLGLSRRTVTMSHVLPNSVSPVIVQATLLLATAVIEAAALSFLGLGGGSPTTAEWGRMLVAAQNELEIAPRLALWPGVCISVTALGFTLFGEALREALDPRSRRR; encoded by the coding sequence ATGAGCGCACCCGAGGTGTACGAGGTCCCGCAGGACCCCGTCGACGCGGGCGGCGCGCTGGCGCGTGACCGACGCGCCGGCGAGTCCCTGTGGCGGGTCGCGGCGCGCAGGCTCGTGCGCAACCCCGCCGCGATCCTCGGCGTCGTCATCGTCGTGGCGTTCGTGCTGGTCGCCGTCCTGGCCCCCCTTCTCGCCCCGTACGGACCCGGCGAGCTGCCGGGCCGCGCCGAGGTGCGCCCCACGTACATCCCCGGGCCGTCGCCCGAGCACCCGTTGGGGCTCGACCGCTACGGCGCCGACCTGCTGTCGCAGCTCATCTGGGGTGCGCGCGCGTCCCTGCTGATCGGCGTGCTCTCGACGCTGCTGGGGCTCGCAGGCGGCATGGTCCTGGGCCTCCTGGCCGGTGCCTTCGGCGGTTGGGTCGACTCGGCCGCGATGCGCCTGGTCGACCTCATGCTCGCGGTGCCCAGCCTGCTGCTCGCGGTCTCGATTGCCGCGGTCGCGGGGCAGTCGCCGTCGGCGGTGGTCATCGCGATCGGCGTCGTCCAGGTGCCGGTGTTCGCGCGGCTGCTGCGCGGGTCGATGCTGGCCCAGAAGGGTCAGGACTACGTCCTGGCGGCGCGCTCGCTGGGCCTCTCGCGGCGCACGGTCACCATGAGCCACGTCCTGCCCAACAGCGTCTCACCCGTGATCGTGCAGGCCACGCTGCTGCTCGCGACCGCCGTCATCGAGGCCGCGGCGCTGTCCTTCCTCGGTCTGGGTGGCGGCTCGCCGACCACCGCCGAGTGGGGGCGCATGCTCGTCGCCGCGCAGAACGAGCTCGAGATCGCCCCGCGCCTGGCGCTGTGGCCCGGCGTCTGCATCTCGGTCACCGCGCTCGGGTTCACGCTGTTCGGCGAGGCGTTGCGCGAGGCGCTCGACCCGCGATCGAGGAGACGATGA
- a CDS encoding ABC transporter permease, with translation MTRLILRRLALLVPTLLGLSVLLFLWVRALPGGPATALLGERATPEAVSRINELYGFDRPLVEQYVTWLGQLVQGNFGVSTRTGRPVLDEFLARFPATIELSLVALLVAVGVGVPLGYLAARRQGKLIDHAAVVTSLLGVTIPVFFLAFLLKWLFAVQLDWFPSSGRQDPAMVATHPTGFYVLDGILTREWDAAWDAFVHLVLPALALGTIPLAIIARITRASVIDVQHADYVRTARAKGLSATHVRSRVILHNAMLPVATTIGLQVGLLLSGAVLTETVFAFPGVGKFLADAVFNLDYAVLQGFILLIAVVYALVNLMVDVSYGLIDPRMRTR, from the coding sequence ATGACCCGACTGATCCTGCGGCGCCTCGCGCTGCTCGTCCCGACGCTGCTCGGGTTGTCGGTGCTGCTGTTCCTGTGGGTGCGTGCTCTCCCGGGAGGGCCGGCAACGGCTCTCCTGGGGGAGCGCGCGACCCCCGAGGCGGTCTCGCGCATCAACGAGCTCTACGGCTTCGACCGGCCGCTGGTCGAGCAGTACGTCACGTGGCTCGGCCAGCTGGTGCAGGGCAACTTCGGTGTCTCGACCCGTACGGGCAGGCCCGTGCTCGACGAGTTCCTCGCGCGGTTCCCTGCCACCATCGAGCTGTCGCTGGTCGCGCTGCTCGTCGCGGTCGGCGTCGGGGTCCCGCTCGGATACCTCGCCGCCCGGCGGCAGGGGAAGCTGATCGACCACGCCGCGGTCGTGACGTCGCTGCTCGGCGTGACGATCCCGGTGTTCTTCCTTGCTTTCCTGCTCAAGTGGCTGTTCGCCGTGCAGCTCGACTGGTTCCCGTCGTCCGGGCGCCAGGACCCGGCGATGGTCGCGACCCACCCGACGGGCTTCTACGTGCTCGACGGCATCCTGACGCGCGAGTGGGACGCGGCCTGGGACGCGTTCGTCCACCTCGTGCTGCCGGCCCTCGCCCTCGGGACCATCCCGCTGGCGATCATCGCGCGGATCACGCGCGCGTCGGTGATCGACGTGCAGCACGCCGACTACGTGCGCACGGCCCGGGCCAAGGGTCTGTCCGCGACGCACGTGCGCAGCCGCGTGATCCTGCACAACGCGATGCTGCCCGTCGCGACGACGATCGGGCTCCAGGTGGGCCTGCTGCTGTCCGGGGCCGTGCTCACCGAGACGGTCTTCGCCTTCCCGGGCGTGGGCAAGTTCCTCGCCGACGCGGTGTTCAACCTCGACTACGCGGTGCTGCAGGGCTTCATCCTGCTCATCGCGGTGGTCTATGCGCTGGTGAACCTGATGGTGGACGTGTCGTACGGCCTGATCGACCCGAGGATGAGGACGCGATGA